In Prosthecochloris sp. GSB1, the following proteins share a genomic window:
- a CDS encoding AEC family transporter: MHNLVLLAISFLAGFLMRCSGKMPEATPKALNGYIIYVSLPAVILLSIHELDFSHDVLAIAVMPWLLFGLSAAFFLPLGHLLKLSRGATGALVLTGGLGNTSFLGLPMIEAFYGKEALVYGVVVDQLGSFMVLSTLGLAVAGIYSGGMPSAGSMLKRIVFFPPFLALLFSLALLPVDYPQWVSLSLRRLGDTLAPLALFSVGYQLHLGHFRGNGRALALGLGFKLFLVPLLFYLFYMQLLGLDGLAVRVTLFESAMPPMITAAIIATEQDIEPSLANLMVAVGVVLSFLTLPLWRLVF, translated from the coding sequence ATGCACAATCTTGTTTTGCTCGCCATAAGCTTTCTGGCAGGTTTTCTCATGCGTTGCAGCGGCAAGATGCCCGAAGCGACGCCAAAAGCGCTGAACGGCTACATTATTTATGTGTCGCTGCCAGCCGTGATCCTGCTGTCGATCCACGAGCTCGATTTTTCGCACGACGTTCTGGCCATTGCCGTGATGCCCTGGCTGCTTTTCGGGCTCAGCGCAGCCTTTTTCCTGCCGCTCGGCCACCTGCTGAAACTGTCTCGCGGGGCCACGGGTGCTCTCGTACTCACCGGAGGTCTCGGCAATACTTCGTTTCTCGGCCTTCCGATGATCGAGGCGTTTTACGGCAAGGAAGCCCTCGTTTACGGAGTCGTCGTCGACCAGCTCGGTTCGTTCATGGTGCTTTCAACGCTCGGGCTCGCCGTCGCGGGAATCTATTCGGGAGGGATGCCTTCGGCGGGATCGATGCTGAAGCGTATCGTGTTTTTTCCTCCTTTTCTCGCATTGCTGTTCTCGCTTGCGCTGCTTCCGGTCGATTATCCCCAATGGGTGTCGCTTTCGCTCAGGCGGCTGGGCGACACTCTGGCTCCCCTTGCGCTGTTTTCCGTAGGCTATCAGCTTCACCTTGGCCACTTCAGGGGCAACGGCCGTGCGCTTGCCCTGGGTCTGGGTTTCAAGCTGTTTTTGGTTCCGCTTCTTTTCTACCTTTTCTACATGCAGCTTCTCGGGCTGGACGGTCTTGCCGTCAGGGTCACGCTTTTCGAATCGGCGATGCCGCCGATGATCACGGCGGCCATTATCGCCACGGAGCAGGATATTGAACCTTCGCTGGCCAACCTCATGGTCGCCGTCGGAGTCGTGCTGTCTTTCCTTACCCTCCCGCTATGGCGCCTGGTGTTCTGA
- a CDS encoding DUF1499 domain-containing protein, whose amino-acid sequence MNIINDALKTVTGMFSGLWPEPESRPRLVDGRLRPCPTTPNCVCSEHGAVEPIVFQGMLADEALERLHRIIDEMGGVVQGDDGDYLWSTFTVPVFGFVDDVEFRLDREAGVIHVRSASRLGFSDLGVNRGRVEELRGRFRSSA is encoded by the coding sequence ATGAATATCATCAACGATGCGCTGAAAACCGTGACCGGTATGTTTTCGGGACTCTGGCCCGAGCCGGAATCCCGGCCACGGCTGGTTGACGGCAGGCTGAGGCCCTGCCCGACAACGCCCAACTGCGTCTGCAGCGAGCACGGGGCGGTCGAACCTATTGTTTTCCAGGGTATGCTCGCCGATGAGGCTCTCGAACGTCTCCATCGGATCATTGACGAAATGGGAGGCGTCGTGCAGGGAGACGACGGCGACTATCTCTGGTCGACATTCACCGTTCCGGTGTTCGGGTTCGTGGACGACGTCGAGTTCAGGCTCGACCGTGAAGCGGGGGTCATTCACGTGCGTTCGGCTTCAAGACTCGGGTTTTCCGATCTCGGAGTTAACCGGGGAAGGGTGGAGGAGTTGCGCGGCAGGTTCCGGTCTTCAGCGTAG
- the ubiE gene encoding bifunctional demethylmenaquinone methyltransferase/2-methoxy-6-polyprenyl-1,4-benzoquinol methylase UbiE has protein sequence MGKKAEASPGRSKETAQSLFRSKSHASIQHMFDDVAPTYDFLNHLLSLGIDNYWRSHTASAARKLLGGNPSPNILDVATGTGDLARAMSKIPGANVSGMDLSPEMLAIARKKYPGIAFSEGYAENIPYGENSFDVVSAGFGVRNFEDLPQGLKEFHRVLRPGGHALIIEPMIPRNPLMRQLYLIYFKKVLPKIARLFSKSSFAYDYLPHSVESFPQDEEFVSILREAGFATAEYRPMTFETSILYIAKK, from the coding sequence ATGGGAAAAAAAGCTGAAGCATCGCCCGGCCGCTCAAAGGAAACGGCGCAATCGCTGTTCCGGTCGAAATCGCACGCGTCCATACAACATATGTTCGACGACGTCGCGCCGACCTACGACTTTCTCAACCACCTGTTGAGCCTCGGTATCGACAACTACTGGAGGTCCCACACCGCCTCCGCTGCACGGAAGCTTCTGGGCGGCAATCCGTCGCCGAACATTCTCGACGTGGCGACCGGCACGGGAGATCTTGCACGCGCCATGTCGAAAATTCCCGGCGCGAATGTGAGCGGCATGGATCTTTCGCCGGAAATGCTCGCGATCGCCAGGAAAAAGTATCCCGGCATAGCATTCAGCGAAGGGTATGCCGAAAACATTCCGTACGGTGAGAATTCGTTCGACGTCGTCAGCGCGGGGTTCGGTGTGAGAAATTTCGAGGACCTGCCGCAAGGCCTGAAGGAGTTCCATCGTGTCCTCAGACCGGGCGGGCATGCGTTGATCATCGAGCCGATGATTCCCCGCAACCCCCTGATGCGCCAGCTCTACCTGATCTATTTCAAGAAAGTGCTTCCGAAAATCGCGCGGCTGTTCAGCAAATCAAGCTTCGCCTACGACTACCTTCCACATTCTGTCGAATCGTTTCCTCAGGACGAAGAGTTCGTCTCGATCCTCAGGGAAGCCGGTTTCGCTACCGCGGAGTACAGGCCGATGACCTTCGAGACCTCGATACTCTACATCGCAAAAAAATAA
- a CDS encoding efflux RND transporter periplasmic adaptor subunit gives MQTLQKILPKYTIVLGVILAATVLYLVTRGNTVHIDIYPVKKMELIQAIYATGYVDADRTAELRNELSGTVGRILAREGERVEEGESILEFEERQPALAAREAQAAYAEQKSEADDRRVKLARNRNLFRAGAISRQELDNAEKESRKADDLLEQRELQLKSRREDLKKLAVTAPVSGVLTLQDARAGDYLVSGTLVATIVDTASYVLNVEVDELDVPRLRTGQAATVALDAFPDSRFEASVSRIVPRTDRVTKTSRVYLDFSEPVEGMQAGMTATANIVYSTRQNALLVPKSSVFSELRGKYVWRIVDGRLQKRQVAAGAGDMTFVEILDGLAEGDSVALKPEERFREGMEARHIGHGS, from the coding sequence ATGCAGACCCTACAGAAAATACTTCCTAAATACACGATCGTGCTCGGGGTCATTCTTGCTGCAACCGTTCTCTATCTCGTCACCAGGGGCAATACGGTCCATATCGACATCTATCCGGTGAAGAAGATGGAGCTTATTCAGGCTATCTATGCGACCGGTTACGTCGATGCGGACAGAACGGCCGAACTGCGAAACGAACTATCCGGGACGGTCGGCAGGATTCTTGCGAGGGAAGGCGAGCGGGTCGAGGAGGGAGAGTCGATTCTCGAATTCGAGGAGCGGCAGCCGGCGCTCGCCGCGAGGGAGGCTCAAGCGGCATACGCGGAGCAGAAATCCGAGGCGGACGACAGGCGGGTGAAACTCGCGAGGAACAGGAATCTTTTCAGGGCGGGAGCGATTTCCCGTCAGGAACTCGACAATGCCGAGAAGGAATCGCGCAAGGCCGACGATCTGCTCGAACAAAGGGAGCTGCAGTTGAAAAGCAGGAGGGAAGACCTGAAAAAACTTGCTGTCACGGCGCCGGTTTCTGGCGTCCTGACCCTGCAGGATGCCCGGGCGGGTGATTACCTCGTGAGCGGGACGCTCGTGGCGACGATTGTCGATACCGCCAGCTATGTCCTCAACGTGGAGGTCGATGAACTCGACGTTCCCCGGCTGCGGACCGGACAGGCGGCGACAGTCGCGCTCGACGCTTTTCCTGACAGCCGGTTCGAAGCGTCTGTTTCGCGGATCGTGCCCAGGACTGACAGGGTGACCAAAACCTCCCGGGTGTATCTTGATTTCAGTGAACCCGTCGAAGGAATGCAGGCTGGAATGACCGCAACGGCGAACATAGTCTACAGCACCCGCCAGAATGCACTGCTTGTTCCGAAAAGCTCGGTTTTCAGCGAGCTTCGCGGGAAATACGTCTGGAGGATAGTGGACGGCCGTCTGCAAAAGCGCCAGGTAGCCGCCGGTGCCGGGGATATGACCTTTGTCGAGATCCTCGACGGTCTTGCCGAGGGAGATTCGGTGGCGCTCAAACCCGAGGAACGTTTCCGTGAGGGCATGGAGGCAAGACATATCGGTCATGGTTCCTGA
- a CDS encoding LOG family protein, translating into MDPQYRVAIFGSARIREGDREYNDVFAIAKGLAESGFDVVTGGGPGLMRAANAGHRSAQSGKRSIGLNIRLPHEQTANLCLDIKHEFERFSQRLDTFMSLSDAVVVAPGGIGTLLELFYAWQLVQVEHICETPIILFGSLWGGLLDWLKTEVLSRNMIGEGDFGMIFHVNEPEKVVALVRSIHEDRILTGHACKNFEKYRIDFGALHEGGAGA; encoded by the coding sequence ATGGATCCACAGTATCGCGTAGCAATTTTCGGTTCCGCCCGCATCAGGGAGGGCGACAGGGAGTACAATGACGTGTTCGCCATTGCGAAAGGGCTTGCGGAATCGGGCTTCGACGTCGTTACGGGCGGCGGTCCGGGACTCATGAGAGCCGCCAACGCCGGGCACAGGAGCGCACAATCGGGCAAGCGTTCCATCGGGCTCAACATCAGGCTTCCGCACGAACAGACGGCGAACCTCTGTCTCGATATCAAGCACGAGTTCGAGCGTTTCAGCCAGCGTCTCGATACCTTCATGTCGCTTTCCGACGCGGTTGTCGTGGCTCCGGGAGGGATAGGCACCCTGCTCGAACTTTTTTACGCGTGGCAGCTTGTCCAGGTCGAGCATATCTGCGAGACGCCGATCATTCTTTTCGGCTCTCTGTGGGGAGGTCTTCTCGACTGGTTGAAAACCGAGGTGCTGTCGAGGAACATGATCGGGGAAGGCGATTTCGGGATGATTTTTCATGTCAACGAACCGGAAAAGGTCGTGGCGCTCGTTCGAAGCATCCATGAGGACAGGATTCTCACTGGACATGCCTGCAAGAACTTCGAGAAATACCGCATCGATTTCGGGGCGCTGCATGAGGGAGGAGCGGGTGCCTGA
- the gltA gene encoding NADPH-dependent glutamate synthase, with translation MDNKKLTAKERMAIPRQKMPAQDPQKRIGNFSEVNLGYTPELAMKEAMRCIQCKDPVCIKGCPVNIKIDEFIDLVANGNFLGAAKKIKEDNVLPAICGRVCPQEDQCEKECVLGKKHEPVAIGHLERFVADYERESGNIEIPAIRPSTGKRIAVIGSGPAGLSCANDLAQLGHKVVVFEALHELGGVLMYGVPEFRLPKDIVRTEIDVLKKMGVEFQTDVVVGRSVTIDELVEEDGFDAIFIGVGAGLPWFMGIPGENLVGVLSANEFLTRVNLMKAYDFPESDTPVFDCKGKNIAVFGGGNTAMDAVRTAKRLGAEHAYIVYRRSEAEMPARVEEIHHAKEEGIEFLLLQNPVEFIGNDEQWLTGVKCIKMELGEPDDSGRRRPVPIEGSEYILPIDMAIISIGNGSNPLIGQTTPDIEFSKRETIVVDVNTMETSKENVYAGGDIVTGGATVILAMGAGRTAAKAIHEKLLGESHGFDEW, from the coding sequence ATGGACAATAAAAAGCTAACCGCCAAGGAGCGCATGGCCATCCCCCGGCAGAAAATGCCTGCCCAGGATCCGCAAAAGCGCATCGGGAATTTCAGCGAAGTCAATCTCGGCTACACTCCCGAGCTGGCAATGAAAGAGGCCATGCGCTGCATTCAGTGCAAGGACCCTGTCTGCATCAAGGGATGCCCCGTCAACATCAAGATCGACGAATTCATCGATCTCGTGGCGAACGGGAATTTCCTCGGCGCCGCGAAAAAAATCAAGGAGGACAATGTCCTTCCCGCGATATGCGGCAGGGTTTGCCCGCAGGAAGACCAGTGCGAAAAGGAATGCGTCCTGGGCAAAAAGCACGAACCGGTGGCGATCGGCCATCTCGAACGCTTCGTGGCCGATTACGAAAGGGAAAGCGGCAACATCGAGATACCGGCCATCAGACCTTCGACGGGCAAGAGGATCGCGGTAATCGGGAGCGGCCCCGCCGGTCTGAGCTGCGCCAACGATCTCGCACAGCTCGGCCACAAGGTCGTGGTTTTCGAGGCCCTGCACGAGCTTGGCGGCGTTCTGATGTACGGCGTCCCGGAATTCCGGCTGCCGAAAGATATCGTGCGGACGGAAATCGACGTACTGAAAAAGATGGGAGTCGAATTTCAGACGGATGTCGTAGTCGGCCGTTCAGTCACCATCGACGAGCTTGTCGAGGAGGACGGCTTCGACGCGATCTTCATCGGGGTCGGCGCGGGACTCCCCTGGTTCATGGGAATACCCGGCGAAAATCTTGTCGGCGTGCTTTCTGCAAACGAATTCCTGACCAGGGTCAACCTCATGAAAGCCTACGATTTCCCTGAAAGCGACACGCCGGTCTTCGACTGCAAGGGAAAAAACATCGCGGTTTTCGGCGGCGGCAACACGGCAATGGACGCCGTAAGGACAGCCAAGCGCCTCGGAGCGGAACACGCCTACATCGTCTACCGCCGGTCGGAAGCCGAGATGCCCGCGCGCGTCGAGGAAATTCACCACGCAAAGGAAGAAGGCATCGAATTCCTGCTGCTTCAGAATCCGGTTGAGTTCATCGGTAACGACGAACAGTGGCTGACCGGGGTCAAATGCATCAAGATGGAACTGGGCGAACCAGACGACTCCGGACGCAGGCGACCGGTGCCGATCGAAGGCTCGGAATACATCCTGCCGATCGACATGGCGATCATCTCCATCGGCAACGGCTCCAATCCGTTGATCGGCCAGACGACGCCAGACATCGAATTCAGCAAACGCGAGACGATCGTCGTGGATGTCAACACCATGGAGACATCGAAGGAAAACGTCTATGCCGGCGGAGACATCGTGACCGGAGGCGCGACGGTCATCCTTGCCATGGGCGCTGGAAGAACCGCCGCGAAAGCCATTCATGAAAAACTTCTCGGCGAATCGCACGGTTTCGACGAATGGTAG
- a CDS encoding ferrochelatase → MSGKIRIAVILAAHGEAETARFAGNFSMTRRTLAHAAEEVPIPASLRLFISFLSGLRNSKAFRRIGYVSPHNDITRRQARAVAEELGRHAGSGGVSFEVFPAFSVTPPFIEEVLEKTRSFDARVMLSLSPVENRFTCGSLCSQLRQTFSGDELAAARVVSRFWQDGSLCNLYRDHVFAHCFGGNGPQLARPALILAFHGTLVKDGRGRPPSFHTGFEETQEFASLLKLSFEADARSRFRQVEIAYLNHDIGGEWSAPGLEEVLDGLKKRRVTEVALFAAGYFADGNETLVRARSMLEESGLERTVFIPCVNDSPAFCGFLTERIVAASRQAVAWRDRAG, encoded by the coding sequence ATGAGCGGGAAAATCAGGATTGCCGTTATTCTCGCTGCTCACGGCGAAGCGGAAACCGCCCGGTTCGCCGGCAATTTCTCCATGACCCGCCGCACACTTGCGCATGCCGCCGAGGAGGTGCCGATTCCCGCTTCGTTGCGTTTGTTTATCTCTTTTCTCTCGGGGTTGAGAAACAGCAAGGCTTTCAGGAGAATCGGCTATGTGTCTCCTCACAACGACATTACGCGCCGTCAGGCGCGCGCGGTTGCGGAGGAACTCGGCCGGCATGCCGGTTCTGGCGGCGTTTCTTTCGAGGTGTTTCCGGCGTTTTCCGTCACGCCGCCGTTTATCGAGGAGGTTCTTGAAAAGACCCGTTCGTTCGATGCCAGGGTCATGCTTTCGCTCTCCCCGGTCGAGAACCGTTTTACCTGCGGTTCCCTTTGCAGTCAACTGCGGCAAACGTTCAGCGGCGATGAACTGGCCGCGGCGAGAGTCGTCAGCCGTTTCTGGCAGGACGGCTCCCTGTGCAATCTTTACCGCGATCACGTATTCGCCCATTGTTTCGGGGGGAACGGACCGCAGCTTGCCAGGCCTGCGCTGATATTGGCGTTTCACGGAACGCTCGTCAAGGACGGTAGAGGGCGGCCGCCGTCCTTTCATACAGGTTTCGAAGAGACGCAGGAATTCGCCTCGCTGCTGAAACTTTCTTTCGAGGCCGATGCCAGGAGCAGGTTTCGTCAGGTGGAGATTGCGTATCTGAATCACGATATCGGCGGCGAGTGGTCTGCGCCCGGCCTGGAAGAGGTCCTCGACGGCTTGAAAAAACGCCGTGTCACCGAGGTTGCGCTTTTTGCCGCCGGCTATTTCGCCGACGGCAACGAGACGCTTGTCAGGGCAAGATCGATGCTCGAGGAGAGCGGCCTGGAGCGGACCGTTTTTATTCCCTGCGTCAACGATTCACCGGCTTTCTGCGGGTTTCTCACCGAAAGGATCGTCGCGGCATCGAGGCAGGCCGTGGCCTGGAGGGATCGGGCGGGATAG
- the hisI gene encoding phosphoribosyl-AMP cyclohydrolase has protein sequence MSTNQDLDKSFLETVRFDAKGLVPAIVQDHETGKVLMMAWMNRESLEMTLEKKKACYWSRSRNKLWLKGESSGNMQDVRDIMIDCDGDTLLLKVSQKGGACHVGYHSCFYRKVNEDLSMEICDTLMFNPDEVYGKKS, from the coding sequence ATGAGTACTAACCAGGATCTCGACAAAAGCTTTCTCGAAACCGTCCGGTTCGACGCCAAGGGTCTGGTGCCCGCGATCGTCCAGGACCATGAAACGGGCAAGGTCCTGATGATGGCATGGATGAACCGCGAAAGCCTCGAGATGACCCTCGAAAAAAAGAAGGCTTGCTACTGGAGCCGCAGCCGCAACAAGCTCTGGCTGAAAGGCGAATCTTCGGGCAACATGCAGGACGTCCGCGACATCATGATCGACTGCGACGGCGACACGCTTCTGCTGAAAGTCTCGCAAAAAGGCGGCGCCTGCCATGTCGGCTACCACTCATGCTTCTACCGCAAGGTCAACGAGGATCTTTCAATGGAGATCTGCGACACGCTGATGTTCAACCCCGATGAGGTCTATGGGAAAAAAAGCTGA
- a CDS encoding VanZ family protein, with amino-acid sequence MPARTSRNTASISGRCMREERVPERERTGKKCLRLAERTTLFLAAAAMVQEALSRTSVGEVLQVSDKLLHVAAFYVLALLADLSFPERKYLVFNVAALFLFGVSIELLQRYVGIGRHVSVMDVVANALGITLFYLTRPALKRHPRIGRFWPQQRLNGSHRSSGEDREAGRVSAAALPLPEGTRVPERFALEFSYMQRRLRHLAGEEARLKSRLRKLLAEHAPAMAKELGDERDRCSGAFLRRLGELRLYDPQLRKNREELLGELFENRGKQARLLAEIRRIGSAGKRPGGDISGKDVPGG; translated from the coding sequence ATGCCTGCAAGAACTTCGAGAAATACCGCATCGATTTCGGGGCGCTGCATGAGGGAGGAGCGGGTGCCTGAGCGGGAGCGGACGGGCAAAAAATGTCTGCGACTGGCCGAACGCACGACGCTTTTTTTGGCGGCGGCCGCGATGGTGCAGGAGGCATTGAGCCGCACTTCCGTCGGTGAGGTGCTGCAGGTCAGCGACAAGCTGCTGCACGTGGCCGCGTTTTACGTGCTGGCGCTGCTTGCCGACCTGTCGTTTCCGGAAAGAAAATATCTTGTGTTCAACGTGGCGGCATTGTTTCTGTTCGGCGTTTCGATCGAGCTGCTGCAGCGTTATGTCGGTATCGGCCGCCACGTTTCAGTCATGGACGTGGTCGCCAACGCCCTCGGCATCACACTCTTCTACCTGACGCGCCCCGCCCTGAAACGGCATCCGCGTATCGGACGATTCTGGCCTCAGCAACGGCTGAACGGTTCGCATCGCTCTTCAGGCGAAGATAGGGAAGCCGGACGGGTTAGCGCGGCGGCGCTGCCGCTGCCGGAAGGAACACGGGTTCCGGAACGTTTCGCGTTGGAATTCAGCTACATGCAACGCCGCCTTCGCCATCTCGCCGGGGAGGAGGCGCGATTGAAAAGCCGTCTTCGGAAGTTGCTGGCCGAGCATGCCCCCGCAATGGCGAAGGAACTCGGGGATGAGCGTGACCGGTGTTCCGGAGCATTTCTGCGTCGTCTCGGCGAACTGCGTCTGTACGATCCGCAACTGCGGAAGAACCGCGAGGAGTTGCTCGGAGAGTTGTTCGAAAACCGCGGAAAACAGGCCCGGCTACTTGCGGAGATTCGCCGGATCGGGAGCGCCGGAAAGAGGCCGGGCGGCGACATCTCCGGAAAGGACGTGCCCGGAGGATAA